The Mucilaginibacter gracilis genomic interval TCGGGAATCAATCTACATTACTTTTTTTATAGCGTAATAATGCTTCCAAAAAGTAATAGTCGGCGTAAACCAAGGGTACATCAATCTCGCTATGCAAAGGATAGTTCCCTACGCAATGCATCAGTAAAAAATGATGGTTACTGCCCGGCTTGGCCAGGTAAGATTCTGATGCTAATTCCAAAAGGATTTGCACAGCGGTATTTTTATAAAAGCTATTCTTAGCTCCTGAATATTTACATAGCTCAAATAAAGCCGAACAAACAACTGCCGCCGCAGACGCGTCCCGGGGTGGAATTTTATATTCTGAAGCATTGTAGTTCCAATTAGATTTAAAACCTGGTTTATTGACATCAAAATCCCAATATGGTATCTTGTTTTGAGGTAGGTTTTTATGATTGATAAAGTATTCTGCCATTTTTTGAGCCACTATTAAAAAACGCTTGTCTTTAGTTTCACGGTAGGCTACCGTGAAACCATAAATACCCCAGGCCTGCCCCCGGCTCCAGGCCGAATTATCAGAAAACCCCTGATTGGTTTCCTTTGTTTTTACTTTCCCGGTTTTAGAATAGTAGTTTACCACATGATAAGCGCTATAATCAGAACGTAAATGATTTTTCAAAGTTGTTAGCGCGTGATTTATGGCAATCGTTTTAAATGATGGATCTCCGGTTACCTTGGATGCGAAAAACAAGAGTTCCAAATTCATCATATTATCAATAATAACAGGGTAATCAAATTTAGAATGGTCTCTCCAGGAGGTAGCATCATCCCATGATTTAATGCATTTTACAACGGGGCTATACCTCGAACTTAGTGATTTGGCAGCCTGGATAAGCACATCTTTATAATGCTTTTCCCCAGTTAAACGATAAGCGTTGCCATAACTGCAATACATCATAAAGCCAAGGTCGTGTGTAAGGGTATAGTTTTTAAGGGGTTCTAACGAATCGGTTAATCGTGTAGCCTCTTTCCTTAAGGTATTGTCTCCGGTCGCTTCGTAGGTATACCATAAATTACCGGCAAAAAAGCCGCTGCACCAATCATATTTATTAACCAATCGTAAAGTTCCATCAACATTTA includes:
- a CDS encoding glycoside hydrolase family 88 protein, with the protein product MTSIFKYRSLYLLVIMLCGFQNSTNKSLLVQQAIGIAKQQMLGMINEVGNRNGFPRSVNVDGTLRLVNKYDWCSGFFAGNLWYTYEATGDNTLRKEATRLTDSLEPLKNYTLTHDLGFMMYCSYGNAYRLTGEKHYKDVLIQAAKSLSSRYSPVVKCIKSWDDATSWRDHSKFDYPVIIDNMMNLELLFFASKVTGDPSFKTIAINHALTTLKNHLRSDYSAYHVVNYYSKTGKVKTKETNQGFSDNSAWSRGQAWGIYGFTVAYRETKDKRFLIVAQKMAEYFINHKNLPQNKIPYWDFDVNKPGFKSNWNYNASEYKIPPRDASAAAVVCSALFELCKYSGAKNSFYKNTAVQILLELASESYLAKPGSNHHFLLMHCVGNYPLHSEIDVPLVYADYYFLEALLRYKKSNVD